The Zingiber officinale cultivar Zhangliang chromosome 9A, Zo_v1.1, whole genome shotgun sequence genome window below encodes:
- the LOC122020698 gene encoding ADP-ribosylation factor GTPase-activating protein AGD12-like yields the protein MSDRHKLDKPASGNWKKLRDLSMKSDNRICADCSGSDPKWVSANIGVFLCLKCSDIHRSLGANTSKVLSLTLDEWSESDMESVLEVGGNSYANSIYEAFLPRDYLKPKPDASNEDKTKFIRSKYVLQEFLTPSLRIVSSKSSFQSVDSSKSSSSFGSKNSNKNVEAGEFIGNLKVTVVRGTNLAIRDMLTSDPYVILMLGQQKAQTTVKNSDLNPVWNEELKFSIPQHFGTLKLQVYDHDYISADDIMGEAEIDLQAMITAALAYGHVDVQGKMQVGKWLKMNDNALIEDSFVNVVNGKIKQEVHLKLQNVECGEMELQLEWLSMDE from the exons ATGAGTGACCGGCACAAGCTTGACAAGCCAGCCTCAG GTAACTGGAAGAAACTGCGGGATCTTAGTATGAAATCCGATAATCGAATTTGCGCAGATTGCAGTGGTTCAGATCCAAAATGGGT GTCTGCTAACATTGGAGTTTTTCTATGCCTGAAATGCAGTGACATTCATCGGAGCCTTGGGGCAAATACTTCGAAG GTGCTCTCCTTGACACTGGACGAATGGTCTGAAAGCGACATGGAATCAGTGCTTGAAGTCGGTGGAAACTCCTACGCCAACTCAATTTATGAAGCTTTTCTTCCTCGAGACTATTTGAAACCGAAACCAGATGCAAGCAACGAGGACAAGACCAAATTTATTAG GTCCAAGTATGTTCTGCAAGAATTTTTAACACCGAGCTTACGTATTGTGTCATCAAAGAGTTCTTTCCAATCTGTCGACTCTTCAAAAAGTTCTTCTAGCTTTGGTTCCAAAAATTCAAATAAGAAT GTGGAGGCAGGTGAATTCATTGGAAATTTGAAGGTCACAGTAGTTCGAGGCACAAATTTAGCCATTAGAGATATGCTGACTAGTGACCCGTATGTTATCTTAATGCTCGGGCAACAG AAAGCCCAGACCACAGTAAAGAACAGCGACTTGAATCCAGTATGGAATGAAGAGCTCAAGTTTTCAATCCCACAACATTTCGGCACTCTTAAGTTG CAAGTGTACGATCACGACTACATCTCCGCTGACGATATAATGGGTGAGGCTGAGATCGACTTGCAGGCTATGATCACTGCGGCATTGGCCTACGGGCATGTGGATGTTCAAGGGAAGATGCAGGTCGGGAAGTGGCTGAAAATGAACGACAATGCCCTCATCGAGGACAGCTTTGTCAACGTTGTCAATGGAAAGATCAAGCAAGAGGTGCACCTGAAGCTACAAAATGTCGAGTGCGGCGAGATGGAACTGCAACTGGAATGGTTATCGATGGACGAGTGA
- the LOC122021179 gene encoding ras-related protein RABB1c, whose protein sequence is MSYAYLFKYIIIGDTGVGKSCLLLQFTDKRFQPVHDLTIGVEFGARMINIDNKPIKLQIWDTAGQESFRSITRSYYRGAAGALLVYDITRRETFNHLASWLEDARQHANANMTIMLIGNKCDLAHRRAVSTEEGEQFAKEHGLIFMEASAKTAQNVEEAFIKTAATIYKKIQDGVFDVSNESYGIKVGYGGVPGPSGGRDVSSSQAGGCCS, encoded by the exons ATGTCGTACGCTTACCTCTTCAAGTACATCATCATCGGTGACACAG GAGTGGGGAAATCATGCCTTCTTTTGCAGTTCACTGACAAGCGCTTCCAACCAGTGCATGATCTGACAATTGGTGTGGAATTTGGGGCTAGAATGATCAATATAGACAACAAGCCCATTAAGTTGCAGATATGGGACACA GCTGGTCAAGAATCTTTTAGATCAATTACAAGATCTTATTATAGGGGTGCTGCAGGTGCCCTGCTTGTATATGATATCACCAG GAGGGAGACATTCAATCATCTTGCTAGCTGGTTAGAAGATGCAAGGCAACATGCCAATGCTAATATGACGATTATGCTGATTGGCAATAAGTGTGATTTGGCTCACAGAAGAGCTGTGAGCACCGAGGAAGGTGAACAGTTTGCCAAGGAGCACGGTTTAATCTTCATGGAGGCATCTGCCAAAACAGCACAGAATGTTGAGGAG GCTTTTATTAAAACTGCTGCAACGATATACAAGAAAATTCAGGATGGTGTCTTCGATGTTTCAAATGAG TCATATGGAATCAAAGTTGGATACGGAGGGGTTCCTGGTCCATCAGGTGGGAGGGATGTCTCATCTTCTCAAGCTGGTGGTTGCTGCAGCTGA
- the LOC122021080 gene encoding protein FATTY ACID EXPORT 1, chloroplastic-like — translation MASAQIYGPGLGMRSSMKPSLAAIRPSLPLRTMEFRIKCFKVPSVRVINISNRKFYVSMRANRRNSQSDFEASTDTIYPEDKFDKSESIESNPVVQEATAPTQKTARIHDFCLGIPYGGFLFFGGLLGFVLSRNPTGLIFGGVISALSIFSLIVWSSGGSSIPFILGQTAISVAFFWRHLQAYSSSKRFFPASLYLALSAAMVCFYSYVLLSGGNPPPKKLAKAKAPSS, via the exons ATGGCTTCCGCGCAGATTTACGGTCCTGGATTGGGAATGAGATCGAGCATGAAACCATCCCTGGCAGCGATTCGCCCTTCACTACCCTTGCGCACTATGGAGTTCAGGATCAAATGTTTCAAAGTCCCTTCCGTTAGGGTTATCAACATCAGCAACAGAAAG TTTTATGTTTCCATGCGCGCCAATCGACGTAACTCTCAAAGCGATTTTGAGGCCAGTACTGATACAATCTATCCAGAGGATAAGTTCGATAAATCTGAATCCATCGAGTCTAATCCAGTTGTGCAAGAGGCCACTGCTCCAACCCAGAAAACTGCCAGAATACATGATTTTTGCTTGGGAATCCCGTACG GTGGATTTCTATTTTTCGGCGGGTTGCTCGGATTTGTTTTATCCAGAAATCCTACTGGTTTGATATTTGGAGGTGTTATATCAGCTCTGAGTATATTTAGCCTAATCGTATGGAGCTCTGGAGGATCCAGCATACCTTTCATTTTGGGCCAAACAG CAATTTCAGTCGCGTTTTTCTGGAGGCATTTGCAGGCATACTCCTCG TCGAAGAGGTTCTTCCCTGCATCACTCTACCTAGCATTAAG TGCGGCAATGGTCTGCTTCTATTCCTACGTGCTGCTCTCCGGTGGAAACCCACCGCCGAAGAAGTTAGCAAAAGCGAAAGCTCCCTCGTCCTAG